The Achromobacter deleyi region GACAAGCTGCACATGACCGAACTGAAAAACGACGCCCAGCGCGTCTACGACAAGAACTTCCCCAACAGCGAATTCAGGACCAAGGGCCTGAAGGCTGACAAGAGCTGGTGGAATCCGTTCAACTGATTCCGCCGCATGGGAAAAAGCCCCTCGTTTGAACGAGGGGCTTTTTTTTTGCCTGGGGAAAGCGGAATGGCGCTATTGATCGCCGGTTTTGCGCCGGTAGAACGCCAGCACCTCTTCCAGCTCGCGCGTCCGCGCAAAGGGCGGCAGGCCGCGCCAGAGGCGCTTGCCATAGGGTTTTTCGACCAGCCGCGCGTCGCCCACCATCAGCACGCCCCAGTCCGACTCCGTACGGATCAGGCGGCCGGCGCCCTGCTTGAGCGAGATGGCGGCTTCGGGCAGCTGGTACTCCGAGAACGGATTGCCGCCCTGGGCCCGACAGGCCCGCAGGCGCGCTTCGATGACAGGATCGTCGGGTGGCGCGAACGGCAGCTTGTCGATCGCCACCAGGGTCAGCACGTCGCCGGGCAGATCGATGCCTTCCCAGAAGCTGGCGCTGCCCACCAGCACCGGGTGCTTGAGCTTGCAGAAGCGGTCCAGCAGGTCGCGGCGCGTGCCTTCGCCCTGCTTGAGCAAGGGCCAGTCATGGCCGGCGTCGTCGAAGGCGTCGGCCAACAGGGTGGCAACCCTGTCCACCGCGCGCAAGGTCGTGCACAGCACCAGCGTCCCGCCCGGGCTTGCCTCCAGCAACGGCATCAGCGTCTGGACGAAACGCTCGATGAACTGCGGCGACTGGGGCTCGGGCATGCCGCGCGGCACGAACAGCAGCGCCTGTTCGGGGTAATCGAACGGGGATTCCCATTTGCCCGTGCGCGCGCTCTCCAGGCCCAGCTGGCTGGTGAAGTGCGTGAACTCGCCGTTAACGGACAGCGTTGCCGACGTCATGATCCAGGCCTGGCCCGGCTTGCGGTATTTGGAGAAGGCCTGGGCCACCGACAGCGGCGCCGAGTGCAGGCGCACATGGTGCAGGCCATGTTCGACCCAGCGCACCGCCGGACCGGTCCATTGCTCCGCCGCGGCGACGCCTTCGAGGATTGCGGCTGGCGTGGACGGCCCGTCGCCCAGCGCGGATTGCTCCGCGCGTATGGGCGCCTGATCGTCCCGGCCCCAGCCCTCGTCGTCCGCGCCGGCGTTGGCGCGCCCGGGTGTCGCCCAGCGTTTAAGCCGTACCGAGATCTCGGCGCCGGCGCGCGCGGCGGCCATCAGGTCCGGGTGCTTTTCCGCCACCGCGCCCAGGGCCTTGGTGGCGCCGTCCACGGCTTCGCGCAGCGCCAGCAGCGCTTCGTCGAATTCCTCGGGATTGGGAATGGCCTCGAAGGTGGCCTTGCGGCCCGGCATCTTGTCCAGCGGCGCACAGACCAGGCGCAGCTCGCGCGCCGCGGTTTCCAGGTGGCGGCTGACGTCGCTCCATTTGGCGGCTTCGCGCGCATAGGCCAGGCCGGCGACTTCCAGCGCGCGGCCGAAGTCCATCAGCTGGTGCGTGGAAACGCTGCTGCCCAGAAAGCGCGTGGCGGTGTCGGGCAGCTGGTGCGCTTCGTCGAAGATGACGGTGTCGGCTTCGGGCAGCAGGTCCGTCACGCCTTCTTCGCGCAGCACCAGGTCGGCCATGAACAGCGCGTGGTTGACGACCACCACGTCGGCCTCCTGGGCCTGGCGGCGCGCCTTGACGACAAAGCAGTCGCGGATGCGCGGGCACTCCTGGCCCAGGCAGTTCTCGCGGGTGGAGGTCACGCGCTGCCAGATGTCGGCGTCTTCCGGCACCTGCGCCAGATCGCCGCGGTCGCCGGTCTTGGAGATGCCCGCGAATACCTGGATCTGGCGCAGCTGCTGGATCTCGGTGCGGGACTTCAGCGCGCGCTCGTCGCCCTGCAGGCGGTCCAGATGGTAGTGGCAGACGTAATTGCCGCGGCCCTTGAGCAGCGCCGCGGTCACGGGAGCGGCCAGCGCGGCGCGCACGCGCGGCAGATCGCGCGCGTAGAGCTGGTCCTGCAGGGTGCGCGTGCCCGTGGAGATCAGCACCTTGCCGCCCTGGATGAAGGCGGGTACAAGATAGGCCCAGGTCTTGCCGATGCCGGTGCCCGCTTCGGCCACCAGCGTGGCGCGGTCCTGGATGGCCTGGCCGATGGCCTGGGACAGCTCCACCTGCGAAGGACGCGGCTTGTAGCCGGGCAAGGCCGTGGCCAAAGGCCCGTCCTCGTCGAAGAATTCGGAAATATCCAGGTCCAGCATTCAGGCAGCCTAGTGTCGGTCAACGGTGAACCGGTGCCGGACAAGCGGTTCGGGCGCCAGACACTTTATGTGGGAAAGGACCAAATGATACCCGGTGCGGCCGCGCTTTCCTGCTTGCGGTCGACCGCCGGACCAGCGCAAGGGGGGACACATCTGTCCGCCCGGGCACGTTCTGTAACAGCGGCTTATGGCACAATCCGCCCCTTGTTTTTCCTTTTTGTCGTCGTATAGAGATGTCTGAAACTTCCGCTATCACGAACGTCGCCGCCGGCGTCGACAACGCCCGCATCGTCGCGCAGCTTGCAACCGAACTCGGCGCGCGCGCCTCCCAGATCGCCTCGGCGGTGGAACTGCTGGATGACGGCGCCACCGTGCCCTTCATCGCCCGTTATCGCAAGGAAGCCACGGGCGGCCTGGACGATACCGTGCTGCGCAACCTCGAAGTGCGCCTGGGCTACCTGCGCGAACTCGAAGAACGCCGCGGATCCATACTTGAGTCCATTTCGCAGCAAGGCAAGCTGACGCCCGAACTGCAGCAGGAAATCGCCACCGCCGATACCAAGCAGCGTCTGGAAGACTTGTATGCGCCATACAAGCCCAAGCGCCGCACGCGCGCCCAGATCGCCCGCGAAGCCGGCCTGGAACCGCTGGCCGACGGCATTCTGGCCGATCCGGCTTGCGACCCCGCCGTGCTGGCCGCGCAGTACCTGAACCCCGAAGCGTCCATCAACGACGCCAAGACGGCGCTGGACGGCGCGCGCGACATCCTGGCCGAGCGCTACG contains the following coding sequences:
- a CDS encoding ATP-dependent DNA helicase; amino-acid sequence: MLDLDISEFFDEDGPLATALPGYKPRPSQVELSQAIGQAIQDRATLVAEAGTGIGKTWAYLVPAFIQGGKVLISTGTRTLQDQLYARDLPRVRAALAAPVTAALLKGRGNYVCHYHLDRLQGDERALKSRTEIQQLRQIQVFAGISKTGDRGDLAQVPEDADIWQRVTSTRENCLGQECPRIRDCFVVKARRQAQEADVVVVNHALFMADLVLREEGVTDLLPEADTVIFDEAHQLPDTATRFLGSSVSTHQLMDFGRALEVAGLAYAREAAKWSDVSRHLETAARELRLVCAPLDKMPGRKATFEAIPNPEEFDEALLALREAVDGATKALGAVAEKHPDLMAAARAGAEISVRLKRWATPGRANAGADDEGWGRDDQAPIRAEQSALGDGPSTPAAILEGVAAAEQWTGPAVRWVEHGLHHVRLHSAPLSVAQAFSKYRKPGQAWIMTSATLSVNGEFTHFTSQLGLESARTGKWESPFDYPEQALLFVPRGMPEPQSPQFIERFVQTLMPLLEASPGGTLVLCTTLRAVDRVATLLADAFDDAGHDWPLLKQGEGTRRDLLDRFCKLKHPVLVGSASFWEGIDLPGDVLTLVAIDKLPFAPPDDPVIEARLRACRAQGGNPFSEYQLPEAAISLKQGAGRLIRTESDWGVLMVGDARLVEKPYGKRLWRGLPPFARTRELEEVLAFYRRKTGDQ